The DNA window GCTGAAACTGGCAGCACAGAAGATTCATATTCGTCAGAAGGTGGATCTGGTAATGATTACGCTTTCGGAAGATGGCATTTTTATCAGCCGGCGAAATAACGATGGGACTTTCACGGTGGAACATCTTGCGGCTCACCGTCGTTCCATTGCCGACGTTTCGGGTGCCGGCGACACCGTCATCAGCGTGGCAACTCTGGGGCTTGCAGCTGGAATGAATGATTTCGATATTGCTGCTTTGAGCAATCTTGCCGGCGGGCAGGTGTGCGAATATGTTGGCGTAGTTCCGGTGAATAAAGAGAAGCTGCTGCATGAATGGGCCAAAATAAATGAGACTGTCGGGTAGGATGAAAAAAAATCACCAACCACAGCCGCCAACCAATTCCGGTACAAAAACTGCCAAAGCTACCATTGCACAGAAGGAGCAGGTGCAGAAGATGTTCGACAATATTGCGCCAAGCTATGATCTTTTAAACCATCTGCTCTCCGCGGACATCGATAAGCTGTGGCGGCGACGTGTTATTAAAATGATCAGGAGCCAACCGCACCGCCATATTCTCGATCTGGCTACCGGCACCGGCGACCTGGCCATAGCTGCTGCTGCGCTGCCCGACACCAAAGTTACTGCAGTCGACCTCTCCGCGGAGATGCTTAAATTTCAGCAGAAGAAGTTGCAAAAGAAAAATCTGCAGGAGCAAATTACTTTGCTGCAGGGTGATGGCGAAGCGCTGCCTTTTGATGATGATACCTTTGATGTGGTGATGATCGCCTTTGGTGTGCGCAACTTCGAAGACCTGCCCAAAGGATTGGCTGAGATGCGCCGGGTTTTAAAAAAAGATGGTCTGGTGGTGATACTGGAGTTTTCAAAGCCCCGGACTTTTC is part of the Bacteroidales bacterium genome and encodes:
- the ubiE gene encoding bifunctional demethylmenaquinone methyltransferase/2-methoxy-6-polyprenyl-1,4-benzoquinol methylase UbiE, whose translation is MKKNHQPQPPTNSGTKTAKATIAQKEQVQKMFDNIAPSYDLLNHLLSADIDKLWRRRVIKMIRSQPHRHILDLATGTGDLAIAAAALPDTKVTAVDLSAEMLKFQQKKLQKKNLQEQITLLQGDGEALPFDDDTFDVVMIAFGVRNFEDLPKGLAEMRRVLKKDGLVVILEFSKPRTFPVKQLYQFYFKRILPTVGRWISKDKSAYSYLPDSVGYFPSGTDFTRYLTQAGYTNPAIRTLTLGIASIYSARK